A single genomic interval of Sphingobacteriales bacterium harbors:
- the pdxA gene encoding 4-hydroxythreonine-4-phosphate dehydrogenase PdxA, with the protein MSTPPPKQPGNLPSKNPNSTNPNRPFKPNTQPYSSKNEDEEDEDAAALSENYSDTDNLQEPTEEIVSPRDAIKIGIPIGDINGVGIEVILKTFADDRLLSLCTPVIYGSSRVLSYHRKVLQLPDTPYHLVTDALKAKSKVLNVVNCWNEEVQITIGRPNPAAGQFALRALDAAIYDMQQGRLHAIVTAPVNKNVIHDSKTPFYGHTEYLAQKANTPHSLMLLVNDQMRMAIVTNHLPVSKIAGKITEDLIYNKLVILNDSLCRDFGFNRPRIAVLGLNPHASDEGLIGNEEATMITPAINRALQHNEFIFGPYAADSFFGSGLYKKFDAVLAMYHDQGLIPFKTLGFGEGVNFTAGLPFVRTSPDHGTAYDIAGRNLANESSFRKAVFQAIDIYYNRLNYKDMYANPLQRASSALIAQFADETIAPDDEN; encoded by the coding sequence ATGAGCACCCCACCACCAAAGCAACCCGGCAACTTGCCCTCCAAAAACCCCAATTCAACTAATCCTAACCGGCCATTTAAGCCCAATACACAACCGTATTCAAGCAAAAACGAGGACGAGGAGGACGAGGATGCTGCCGCGCTTAGCGAAAATTACTCCGATACTGATAACCTACAAGAGCCAACTGAGGAAATAGTTTCCCCTCGCGATGCCATTAAAATTGGCATTCCAATAGGCGATATTAATGGCGTTGGCATAGAGGTAATACTTAAAACCTTTGCTGACGATAGATTGTTAAGCCTTTGCACCCCTGTTATATACGGCTCTTCAAGGGTTTTGTCGTACCACCGCAAAGTGCTACAACTGCCCGATACGCCCTACCACCTTGTAACCGATGCCCTTAAAGCTAAATCTAAAGTTTTAAATGTGGTCAATTGCTGGAACGAAGAAGTACAAATTACCATTGGCCGACCCAACCCCGCTGCTGGCCAGTTTGCACTGCGCGCCCTCGATGCCGCTATTTACGATATGCAACAAGGGCGGCTACATGCCATTGTTACGGCGCCGGTCAATAAAAATGTTATTCATGATAGCAAAACACCTTTTTACGGCCATACCGAGTATTTAGCCCAAAAAGCGAATACGCCACATAGCCTTATGTTATTAGTTAACGACCAAATGCGTATGGCAATTGTTACCAACCATTTACCTGTTAGCAAAATAGCGGGCAAAATTACCGAAGACCTTATTTACAATAAATTAGTAATTTTAAACGACAGTCTTTGCCGCGATTTTGGCTTTAACCGCCCCCGTATTGCCGTGCTTGGCCTTAACCCACACGCCAGCGACGAGGGGTTAATAGGTAACGAAGAGGCCACCATGATAACCCCTGCCATAAACCGGGCATTGCAACACAACGAGTTTATTTTTGGCCCCTATGCCGCTGACAGCTTTTTTGGCTCGGGGCTTTACAAAAAATTTGATGCCGTATTAGCCATGTACCACGACCAGGGTTTGATTCCTTTTAAAACATTAGGCTTTGGCGAGGGGGTCAATTTTACTGCCGGATTGCCGTTTGTGCGCACCTCGCCCGACCACGGAACCGCCTACGATATTGCCGGACGCAACCTTGCCAACGAATCTTCTTTCCGGAAAGCTGTTTTTCAGGCTATTGATATTTATTACAACCGCCTTAATTACAAAGACATGTATGCCAACCCGCTCCAACGCGCCTCGTCGGCTTTAATTGCCCAGTTTGCCGACGAAACTATTGCCCCCGACGACGAAAACTAA
- a CDS encoding DUF2807 domain-containing protein — protein MNKQTVFFTNALFLFLLLSLVSACNCEKGSGDVAIDTRLVNNFDKIVVEGNYAAVYLHQDTVSKVTIQTDDNLLPFIETDITTNNQLIISNDKCLKKHKDIVIHVYSPNWHKVQLTGTSDIEAKTSITTDFIEIESTGTGEITLKGLIASNQVDVDLEGTGSIYIFDLETPNLNSDLSGTGVLQYSGNAAYHNIVISGTGNLYAFDLKTNKCDVFHQGTGNCEVYASDALDVTIKSTGDVHYRGNPADVDIVLDGTGEVFDEG, from the coding sequence ATGAACAAGCAAACTGTTTTTTTTACCAACGCTTTATTTTTGTTTTTGCTTTTGTCGTTAGTTAGTGCTTGTAATTGCGAAAAAGGTTCGGGCGATGTAGCCATTGATACCCGCCTTGTAAATAATTTCGACAAAATAGTTGTAGAAGGCAATTATGCTGCCGTTTATTTGCACCAAGATACGGTAAGTAAAGTTACCATCCAAACCGACGATAATTTGCTGCCATTTATTGAAACCGACATCACAACCAATAATCAACTTATAATTAGCAACGACAAATGCCTGAAAAAACATAAAGATATTGTAATACATGTTTACAGCCCAAACTGGCATAAAGTTCAATTAACTGGCACCTCAGATATTGAAGCTAAAACAAGCATTACCACCGATTTTATAGAAATAGAATCGACCGGAACTGGCGAAATAACACTAAAGGGCTTAATTGCCAGCAACCAAGTTGATGTTGATTTAGAAGGCACAGGCAGTATCTATATTTTTGACCTTGAAACACCTAATTTAAACAGCGATCTTTCGGGTACGGGTGTATTGCAGTACTCGGGCAATGCTGCCTACCATAATATTGTAATTTCAGGGACAGGCAATTTATATGCTTTTGACTTAAAAACTAATAAATGTGATGTTTTTCATCAAGGAACGGGCAACTGCGAAGTTTATGCTTCTGATGCCTTAGACGTTACCATAAAAAGCACCGGAGATGTTCACTATAGAGGTAACCCCGCCGATGTTGATATTGTGTTGGATGGCACCGGCGAGGTATTTGACGAAGGCTAA